GAGGCACACTGTCCAGCACCTTACTGGTTCGTGTTTCGTCATCATAGGAAGTCAGTTTGACCAAACCGGTATCAACGCCTTTTATGTTCCCTTCGATGCTGTATCCCTGGGATTGTTTTGTTTCGCCGCAACTGGCAGCCAGCGTTGCCAGACAGAAAAGATAAAGCTGAGTTTTCATACTGCTGATTGTTTCGTTTTTTGTAGCAATTACTTTTATTTGTTTCCCTCCGGTAAGGATGTACAACGCGCTTATCCAACCGGATTCAATATTAGTAACCGCTCGCCGGGAAAAGGACTATCCGGCTTTCAAGAAGTGATGAATTTTCATTTATATTAACAACTCCTGAGAAGAAATCATCCTGACAATTTTGAAAGGCCAACCCTGTTTACTAATATTTTTAGTAAATTGAACTTGAATTATGGGCGTAGAATTAGAAGAAATCGCGCTGTTTGGCTTCTTCAAGCTGAATAACCGGACAATACTGATCCAGGAAAATGATCTTGTGAATATTCAAACACTCACCAATGACCTCAGCCCTATTCCCATTGACTCGCAAAAACTACAACGGCTGGGTTTTCTCAGGCACCCGAATGGCATCTATTTCCGGCAACAGGGTTCAGTAGAATTCCTGCTTCGCCCTTTGAAAAATGGACAATGGGAGTTTTGTATCGATGAGAGCAAAAGGATCAGGATACTCAGTTATATCCACCAGTTACAAAGATTGTGGTTTGCATTGTTTGATGATCATCTTTTTATTCCACCGCAAGAGAAAGCGGCAAAGGAAAAGAAAAAAAGTGGACAGTCCGGAAGCCGGCAAAAAAAGGCGGGGATCAGACGATGAATCCGCGCCGGGGAAGGATTTGGATCATTTTCGTGATATCACGAAAATGATCCCCTATACTCTATCAATCCGTATCCACTTCATTCCAGCTGCTTCCGCAGCTTTTATTCCTGCATCCCCATCTTCAAAAACCAAACATTTATCAGGTTGAACATTCAACAACTTTGCCGCCTCCAAAAATGGATCAGCAAAAGGTTTCCCATGTGGCGTTTCGCCAGCGCAGACCATCACTTCCACTAAGCTTTCAATGCCTAATATCTGCATTGTTTTCACAACAGCGTTTCGCTCGCTGCCAGACACCACGCCTATGCGAAATTTGCCGGCATGCGCCTTCAAATGTTCAACTACAAATTCAACCGGACGAGTCTCGTTGATAAACGATTCCTCAAACTGTGCATTCTTTTGCTGAGTAAAAACAGCTGGATCAAAATCGGTTTTGTATCGTTTTCTTATTTCTTCAGACACTGCAGGAATTGGCCAGCCTGCCAGTTCATCTATGATCGAAACATCCAAATCGATACCATAGTTTGCTGCTACAGCCTTATATGAGGCTTTGTGAGCGCCCATATTATCTGCCAGCGTACCATCGCAGTCGTATAAAAATGCTTCAAAGTCTCCTTCACTCAGCTTTGTAAGAATAGCCAGCTTGTCTTCGATCAATGTTGAAATACTCATCAGGAACTTTTAGAGTAAATAAAATGATGCATGCAAAATCCCAAAAAACAAGGGCTGCCTTCTCAGGCAGCCCCGTTCCTATAAAAACAAATTCATCTTAGTTGATAAACTCTTTCAGTTTCTTACCTAACTCTTCACCTCTCAGGTCTCTCGCTACGATCTTTCCATTAGGATCGATCAGCAGATTCGTGGGCACTGCACGAACACCATACTGAACAGCAACAGCATTTTGCCAGAACTTCAGATCAGAAACATGGCTCCAGGTCAGTTGATCGTCATCGATCGCTTTCAGCCAGTTTTCTTTTTTGCTATCCAGGCTAACACCGAGGACAGTGAAATTTTTGTCTTTGAACTCATTGTAAGTTTTCACTACGTTGGGGTTCTCAGCGCGGCAGGGGCCGCACCAGCTAGCCCAGAAATCAACCAGTACATATTTACCACGGAAATCAGACAGCTTCACGGGTTTGTCGTTCTGATCATTCTGAGTGAAATCAGGAGCAACAACGCCTACTGCAGTTTTCTTGGCGATATCGATACGCTCAGCGAATTCCTTACCAGCTTTGGAAGCTTTCAGGTCAGCAGAGAGCGCATTGAATTGAGGTTCGATCTCAGCAGGATCGAAATTAGCGCCAGCCAGTTCATTTATTGCAGCAAGACTGAAGAAAGAACCAGGGTTCTTTTTGATATACTCAGCCTGCAGTTTTTTCTTTTCTTCCTGCGCAGGTGTTTGTTTCGCGATCAGGCCATTTACAAAAGCAGTGTCTTGTTGTTTTTCGCGGGGAGCGCCATAATATTCTTTGTTCACAGCTTCCAGAACGGCGTCAGGACCAGAAAGGAATTTCTTGTATCCCAGGAAAGCCTCGTGAACGGGAGAACCTTTCACGGTTGCATTCTTAACAGAATCTTTTGCATCCACTGTTACATTTCCTTTCTCAACATATACAGTGATCATGTCCATCACTCTTTTCATACCCTCACCGGTATGATCAACAATGAGCCTTGCGCCTGTAGGGCCGCCAAGTGTTCCTTTGAATTCGAAAGCGCCTCCTTTGAATACAACGGAGTCGAGAACGTTATTGCCATTTTCCCTGTAGTTCAGATAGATCTTGGCCGGAGCTTCCAGTTTGCCCACTTTACCCTTGATGGTAAAGGCGGGGTCCTGTTGAGCGAAAACTGCGGCGGGTGCAGCCAGCAGTAATGCGGAAATGATTGTTTTCATTCTGTAGTTTTTTTAAAAATTCAGGACTGCCAATTTAAGGCCAAAGACGGTTTATTTGCGGCAGAATAGTACGAACGGTCAATAGTTAACCACCGGAAGCCTTTCCGGCTACACAAAAGCATTGTTAAAGCCATACCGTTCTCATAATTATGGGATATACATCTTTTTTTATCCTTAATTTCGGCGTTGACCCAATCCGTACAAGAAAAGTTTGCAGGAAAACAATACAAATAGAGACTTTGAGCTGTTTGCCCTCATTGCCGAAGGCGACGAGTCTGCTTTCGAACAACTCTACAACCTCTACCTGCCTGAGCTTTACCCCGTTATTTTCAATATCGTGAAGTCCGAACTGCTGGTGAAAGACATCATCCAGGAACTTTTCCTCTACCTCTGGATGGACCGCGAAAAACTCAATGGCGTTGATCAGCCCCGCAACTGGATCTTCAAGATCGCTTATAACCGCTCCTATTCCTGGCTTAAAAAACAGATCATTCGCGAACGCGCCGCGCAGCAAATGAGCACACAGGAAGCAGAAAATGCCACTGAAGAAGCTGTTCATTTTTCAGAAGCTTCCCGGCTGGTGCTCGCTGCCATCAATGAGCTTCCTCCAAAATCTCAGCAGATCTATCGTCTTAGTCGTGAAGCCGGCCTGAAACCGGCTGTCATCGCAGATCAGCTGGGCATGGATGTGCAGGCCGTCAAGAATTCATTATACCGCTCCGGAAAAGCGCTCAAGGCTGCCCTTGCCAGCAAGGGTATCATAGTGCCCATCGCCCTCCTGCTTACCCGTCTATAATTTTTTTTCACACTGATGATTACTTTTTGAAAGCACAGCGTACGTACGTAGGTGCAGGCTCCATTCTTTATCCTACCGGAGCACATTAAACCATCCTCATTATTAAATACCATTTTGTGGAAACGTCAAACAGGCTTGAATACTTATTAACCCGAATGGAGCAGCATACTGCTTCGGAAGAAGAATGCCAGGAACTCATAAACCTTATCAACAGCGATGAAACAGGAACAGTGATCGAAAGCATCAATGCTTTCCATTCAGCCAGGCCCGTACTGGAACCCAGGCCAGACCTGCAAAGCAGCCCCTGGAAAGAAGGCATCCAAGAGGTGCTGCAAGCATACAAAACCCGTGAAAACACAATACCGG
This portion of the Pseudobacter ginsenosidimutans genome encodes:
- a CDS encoding RNA polymerase sigma factor, whose amino-acid sequence is MQENNTNRDFELFALIAEGDESAFEQLYNLYLPELYPVIFNIVKSELLVKDIIQELFLYLWMDREKLNGVDQPRNWIFKIAYNRSYSWLKKQIIRERAAQQMSTQEAENATEEAVHFSEASRLVLAAINELPPKSQQIYRLSREAGLKPAVIADQLGMDVQAVKNSLYRSGKALKAALASKGIIVPIALLLTRL
- a CDS encoding HAD family hydrolase, whose product is MSISTLIEDKLAILTKLSEGDFEAFLYDCDGTLADNMGAHKASYKAVAANYGIDLDVSIIDELAGWPIPAVSEEIRKRYKTDFDPAVFTQQKNAQFEESFINETRPVEFVVEHLKAHAGKFRIGVVSGSERNAVVKTMQILGIESLVEVMVCAGETPHGKPFADPFLEAAKLLNVQPDKCLVFEDGDAGIKAAEAAGMKWIRIDRV
- a CDS encoding TlpA disulfide reductase family protein, with translation MKTIISALLLAAPAAVFAQQDPAFTIKGKVGKLEAPAKIYLNYRENGNNVLDSVVFKGGAFEFKGTLGGPTGARLIVDHTGEGMKRVMDMITVYVEKGNVTVDAKDSVKNATVKGSPVHEAFLGYKKFLSGPDAVLEAVNKEYYGAPREKQQDTAFVNGLIAKQTPAQEEKKKLQAEYIKKNPGSFFSLAAINELAGANFDPAEIEPQFNALSADLKASKAGKEFAERIDIAKKTAVGVVAPDFTQNDQNDKPVKLSDFRGKYVLVDFWASWCGPCRAENPNVVKTYNEFKDKNFTVLGVSLDSKKENWLKAIDDDQLTWSHVSDLKFWQNAVAVQYGVRAVPTNLLIDPNGKIVARDLRGEELGKKLKEFIN